A portion of the Cellulophaga algicola DSM 14237 genome contains these proteins:
- a CDS encoding SH3 domain-containing protein, with amino-acid sequence MKNHYLLLVVLMLSAHAKLWPQQQAKESTIYTVAAKNGLSVRSEPSTSGEKIGKFPPGEYVVLLEDTGSYLSLVDNGVPVNGNWFKVKTMRNSWDTKPILTGYVFSGYLLKNESKPYNPSDALTTANTTLKFDSFDLSFYFYETETGSETSPIVKQDTVFVSEDVFNDLGDRLLYIEPKESTTSIALFYTFKESIWEYNFDATKSKEKYAWEGYGPYKELPLTRNMALFPKIAYEKVETSREVNLKLKDTLVHYPGEMGGTTATMSYQGRPLVHFIADALLKIVLHHSNGTTEIKYVNITLSYGC; translated from the coding sequence ATGAAAAACCACTACCTACTACTCGTTGTTCTTATGCTAAGTGCGCATGCTAAGCTATGGCCGCAACAGCAAGCAAAAGAAAGTACCATTTATACGGTTGCTGCTAAAAATGGCCTTAGCGTTAGGAGTGAACCTTCCACTAGCGGGGAAAAAATAGGGAAATTTCCTCCCGGAGAATATGTAGTATTATTAGAAGATACAGGCTCCTATTTATCGCTTGTAGATAATGGCGTGCCTGTAAACGGAAACTGGTTTAAAGTAAAAACAATGCGTAATTCTTGGGACACCAAACCCATCTTAACCGGTTATGTCTTTAGTGGGTATTTATTAAAAAATGAAAGTAAGCCTTACAACCCTTCTGATGCGCTTACCACAGCAAACACCACCTTAAAATTTGACAGTTTTGATCTCAGTTTTTATTTTTATGAAACGGAGACTGGCTCTGAAACTTCTCCTATAGTAAAGCAAGATACCGTGTTTGTATCTGAAGATGTATTTAATGATTTAGGCGATAGATTACTATATATTGAACCTAAAGAAAGTACGACTAGCATAGCATTGTTCTATACGTTTAAAGAATCTATCTGGGAATATAATTTTGATGCCACAAAATCAAAAGAAAAGTATGCTTGGGAGGGGTATGGCCCTTACAAAGAACTACCGCTCACCAGAAATATGGCTCTTTTCCCGAAAATAGCGTATGAAAAAGTTGAAACCTCTAGAGAGGTAAATTTAAAACTAAAGGATACGCTGGTGCATTACCCAGGAGAAATGGGAGGCACTACAGCTACGATGAGCTACCAAGGAAGGCCATTAGTCCATTTTATAGCTGATGCTCTTTTAAAGATCGTGTTACACCATAGCAATGGTACTACAGAAATTAAATACGTAAACATTACCTTGTCCTACGGTTGCTAA
- a CDS encoding DUF1963 domain-containing protein, translated as MTPEEVKSKIFKEATIFKAGGFRPKHTLEESWIGKVTVYTEAESIPLDVHGDLMFPLAQFYLPTLPFVPSKLSKTKIITVFIAPTYPERLEEMGQHWVIREYENLEAIVVKDLSNPESFLKAFPLKPALEKDCPIWDGGGLSPEMEDEVLTLENEGVIDSYYDIADFHQYEHKLGGYPSYCQSGIGIADGFGEGFEFMFQITSDDKINLNVIDRGSLLFAKNDETNKWAIYYDFY; from the coding sequence TTGACCCCAGAAGAAGTAAAAAGTAAAATTTTTAAAGAAGCCACCATCTTTAAAGCGGGCGGTTTTAGACCTAAACATACTCTTGAAGAAAGTTGGATAGGAAAAGTAACGGTTTATACGGAAGCGGAAAGCATCCCTCTTGATGTACATGGGGATTTAATGTTTCCCTTAGCACAGTTCTACTTGCCTACCTTACCTTTTGTTCCTTCCAAACTATCAAAAACAAAAATAATAACCGTTTTTATCGCACCTACCTATCCAGAACGTTTAGAAGAAATGGGTCAGCATTGGGTTATTCGCGAGTATGAAAATTTAGAGGCTATTGTGGTTAAGGACTTATCTAACCCAGAATCCTTTCTTAAAGCTTTTCCTTTAAAACCAGCATTAGAAAAAGACTGCCCCATTTGGGATGGCGGAGGCTTATCTCCTGAAATGGAAGATGAGGTACTTACACTTGAAAATGAGGGTGTTATTGATAGTTATTATGACATTGCCGATTTTCACCAATATGAACATAAGCTTGGAGGGTACCCCTCCTACTGTCAGTCAGGAATTGGTATTGCTGATGGCTTTGGAGAAGGCTTTGAATTTATGTTTCAAATTACTTCGGATGATAAAATAAATTTGAATGTAATTGATCGTGGTAGTTTACTCTTTGCAAAAAATGATGAGACCAACAAATGGGCTATCTATTATGATTTTTATTGA